Proteins from a single region of Bradyrhizobium diazoefficiens:
- a CDS encoding AEC family transporter — MVDILNLALPYFGLIFVGFTCGKAKSLPESGLAWMNFFLLYVSLPALLFAIMSKTPFSQLNNPPFLVATTLSTVAAFTLALVVGKVLGGLTLREATLAGLSGGYGNIGYMGPGLALAVLGAKASAPTALIFCCDSIFLFTIVPLLVELSDRDHPSLVHAFGVVLKQIVLNPLIMSTCFGAAVAALHIEPPVALDRTITFLQNAAAPTALFVLGVTVALRPFDRVPWEVPGVIAVKLLIRPLAAFGLMLAFGPFAQPWAATAILMASLPPALNVFVIARQNDAWIESASVAVLLGTFASVVTLTSVMWLLQTGRLAFP; from the coding sequence ATGGTCGATATCCTCAATCTGGCACTTCCTTATTTTGGCTTGATCTTCGTCGGTTTCACTTGTGGCAAGGCCAAGTCGCTGCCGGAATCGGGCCTCGCCTGGATGAACTTCTTCCTGCTCTACGTATCGCTGCCGGCGCTGCTGTTCGCGATCATGTCGAAGACGCCGTTTTCGCAATTGAACAACCCGCCATTCCTGGTCGCGACCACGCTGTCGACGGTCGCGGCGTTCACTTTGGCGCTGGTCGTCGGCAAGGTACTCGGCGGGCTCACGCTGCGTGAGGCGACACTCGCGGGCCTCTCCGGCGGCTATGGCAATATCGGCTATATGGGACCAGGGCTGGCGCTGGCCGTGCTCGGGGCGAAGGCGTCGGCGCCGACTGCGCTGATCTTCTGCTGCGACAGCATCTTCCTGTTCACGATCGTGCCGCTGCTGGTCGAACTCTCCGACCGCGACCATCCCTCGCTCGTGCATGCCTTTGGCGTCGTACTGAAGCAGATCGTGCTCAATCCGCTGATCATGTCGACCTGTTTCGGTGCGGCTGTCGCGGCGCTGCACATCGAGCCGCCGGTCGCGCTCGACCGCACCATCACCTTTCTCCAGAACGCGGCCGCGCCAACAGCGCTGTTCGTGCTCGGCGTGACGGTGGCGCTGCGCCCGTTCGACCGTGTGCCGTGGGAAGTGCCGGGCGTGATAGCGGTGAAGCTCTTGATCCGTCCGCTCGCCGCGTTTGGCCTGATGCTGGCGTTCGGTCCGTTCGCGCAGCCCTGGGCTGCCACCGCCATCCTGATGGCCTCGCTGCCGCCGGCGCTGAATGTGTTCGTGATCGCGCGGCAGAACGATGCCTGGATCGAATCCGCCTCCGTTGCCGTCCTGCTCGGCACGTTTGCATCGGTGGTCACGCTGACCAGCGTGATGTGGTTGCTCCAGACCGGGCGGCTGGCGTTCCCGTAG
- a CDS encoding invasion associated locus B family protein, protein MNFRYLAASVRPRGRLLALLTATALVVPFAAEAQAPAPTPKAAPKAGPKAAPKAPAPAPAPQAQPAPAQQGAPAAQGGQPADQQIQLIYAPWTKFCLKGQDANAKQVCFTGKDGRIESGQPVIAAVIIEPEGEPKKILRVTLPLGMQLVHGTRIIVDNNPPLQSPYVICFQNGCMSDYEATPELINNMKKGQNLVVQAINANGAPLTLPLPLAGEFQKAYDGPPTDPKVFEETQKKLQEELQKKAEEQRKKLEQQGGAPGTPPTAQK, encoded by the coding sequence ATGAATTTCCGTTATTTGGCCGCGTCCGTCCGGCCGCGCGGGCGACTTCTCGCCCTGTTGACGGCGACGGCATTGGTCGTTCCGTTCGCCGCTGAGGCTCAGGCTCCCGCGCCGACGCCAAAGGCAGCTCCGAAAGCCGGCCCCAAGGCTGCCCCCAAGGCACCGGCTCCTGCGCCGGCTCCCCAGGCCCAGCCGGCCCCGGCCCAGCAGGGCGCTCCGGCAGCGCAGGGCGGCCAGCCCGCGGACCAGCAGATCCAGCTGATCTACGCCCCCTGGACCAAGTTCTGCCTCAAGGGCCAGGACGCCAATGCCAAGCAGGTCTGCTTCACCGGCAAGGACGGCCGCATCGAATCGGGCCAGCCTGTCATCGCGGCCGTGATCATCGAGCCGGAAGGTGAGCCCAAGAAGATCCTGCGCGTGACGCTGCCGCTCGGCATGCAGCTCGTGCACGGCACGCGCATCATCGTCGACAACAATCCGCCGCTGCAAAGCCCCTACGTGATCTGCTTCCAGAACGGCTGCATGTCCGACTATGAAGCGACGCCCGAGCTCATCAATAACATGAAGAAGGGCCAGAACCTCGTGGTTCAGGCGATCAATGCCAACGGCGCACCGCTCACACTGCCGCTGCCGCTCGCCGGCGAATTCCAGAAAGCCTATGACGGTCCGCCGACCGATCCGAAGGTGTTCGAGGAAACCCAGAAGAAGCTGCAGGAAGAGCTTCAGAAGAAGGCCGAGGAGCAGCGCAAGAAGCTCGAGCAGCAGGGTGGCGCGCCCGGCACACCTCCGACCGCTCAGAAGTAA
- a CDS encoding class I adenylate-forming enzyme family protein, whose amino-acid sequence MNQPAVSPTLDTLFQRTLSRQPHAPALLDPLNKSRITGHQPRRLTYAEADTAIEALSAHFVESGLPANSVIAIQLPSTVEFVLTVLAAHRAGLVVAVLPLLWRQAELAAALNRTAARAIVSMSKVDGVSYSDLAMHAAAEAFSIRHVFGFGADLPEGMSSLDEVLARPPGTTRAVIQDGRKAAMISFDVTAEGFRPVPRPHFSLIAGGLAMSLEADIQQGATVMAAFTPMSFAGLASSLAVWLLCGGTLALHHPFESEVLEQQINEHGCDVLIAPAQLVLRLGDSGLAARMPTLRNVIGLWRAPEQVAASEAWIAPHAPLTDVYLFGEAGLFGARRGEDGMPVAVMPGPHGAPREQSGSSIAGDILLTPKGTLGLRGPMVPIAAYAPPQPVGETLTAQQPRDYVDTGYAARIDRASGAICITAPPSGIMAVGGYRFLSNDLQEWARRLGQGALLTALPDRLSGHRLAGRAQDNARAREALSELGLNPLMVEAFRDRSGPI is encoded by the coding sequence GTGAACCAGCCAGCCGTATCGCCGACGCTCGACACGCTGTTCCAACGGACGCTGTCGCGGCAGCCGCACGCGCCCGCGCTGCTCGATCCCCTCAACAAATCACGTATCACCGGACACCAGCCGCGCCGGCTGACCTACGCCGAGGCCGACACGGCCATCGAGGCGCTGTCGGCGCATTTCGTCGAATCGGGCCTGCCGGCCAATTCGGTGATCGCGATCCAGTTGCCTTCTACGGTCGAGTTCGTGCTGACGGTGCTCGCCGCCCATCGCGCCGGCCTCGTGGTCGCGGTGCTGCCGCTGCTGTGGCGGCAGGCAGAGCTGGCGGCCGCGCTCAACCGCACTGCGGCGCGCGCCATCGTCAGCATGAGCAAGGTCGACGGCGTCAGCTATTCCGACCTCGCGATGCACGCAGCCGCCGAAGCCTTTTCGATCCGCCACGTCTTCGGCTTCGGTGCCGATCTGCCCGAAGGCATGTCCTCGCTCGACGAGGTGCTGGCGCGCCCACCCGGCACCACGCGCGCCGTCATCCAGGACGGCCGCAAGGCGGCGATGATCTCCTTCGATGTCACGGCGGAAGGCTTTCGCCCTGTGCCGCGACCACATTTCAGCCTGATCGCGGGCGGGCTTGCGATGTCGCTGGAAGCCGATATCCAGCAGGGCGCGACCGTGATGGCGGCATTCACGCCGATGTCATTCGCGGGCCTCGCCTCCTCGCTCGCGGTGTGGCTGCTCTGCGGCGGCACGCTGGCGCTGCATCATCCGTTCGAGAGCGAGGTGCTGGAGCAGCAGATCAACGAGCACGGATGCGACGTGTTGATTGCGCCGGCCCAGCTCGTCTTGCGCCTCGGCGATTCCGGTCTCGCAGCGCGGATGCCAACCTTGCGCAACGTCATCGGGCTCTGGCGCGCGCCGGAGCAGGTGGCTGCGAGCGAGGCCTGGATCGCGCCGCATGCGCCGCTCACGGACGTCTATCTGTTTGGCGAGGCCGGGCTGTTCGGCGCCCGGCGCGGCGAGGACGGCATGCCCGTAGCGGTAATGCCCGGGCCGCATGGGGCCCCGCGCGAGCAATCGGGCTCCTCGATCGCGGGCGACATCCTGCTGACCCCGAAGGGCACGCTCGGCCTGCGCGGTCCGATGGTGCCGATCGCGGCCTACGCGCCGCCGCAACCGGTCGGCGAGACACTGACGGCGCAGCAGCCGCGCGACTATGTCGACACCGGCTATGCCGCGCGGATCGACCGGGCCAGCGGCGCGATCTGCATCACCGCGCCTCCATCAGGCATCATGGCCGTCGGCGGCTATCGCTTCCTGTCCAACGACCTCCAGGAATGGGCCCGCCGGCTCGGCCAGGGCGCGCTGCTGACGGCCTTGCCCGACCGGCTCTCCGGGCACCGGCTGGCGGGCCGCGCGCAGGACAATGCCCGCGCCCGCGAGGCGCTCAGCGAACTTGGGCTTAACCCTTTGATGGTCGAAGCCTTTCGCGACCGCTCCGGGCCGATCTAA
- the pcsA gene encoding phosphatidylcholine synthase, which translates to MDSQEDSLKPTPAIRAAAFSVHIFTAFGAAVALLAMLEAVREHWATMFGWLGVALIIDAIDGPIARRLDVKNVQPNWSGDVLDLVVDFVTYVFVPAYAIVASGMLLPVAAPLLGIAIIVTSALYFADLRMKADDNHFRGFPALWNAAAFYLFLLHWPPLSSTLLVAALVVLTFVPFHVLHPVRVVRLRWLTMSLIVLWAVLGFYALEMDFRVGTGVTVALCAIALWIVFSDALIRLARSFG; encoded by the coding sequence ATGGATAGCCAAGAGGACTCCCTCAAGCCGACGCCCGCGATCCGTGCCGCGGCGTTCTCGGTGCACATCTTCACCGCCTTCGGCGCGGCGGTCGCGCTGCTGGCGATGCTGGAGGCCGTGCGCGAACACTGGGCGACGATGTTCGGATGGCTGGGCGTCGCCCTCATCATCGATGCGATCGATGGGCCGATCGCGCGCAGGCTCGACGTCAAGAACGTGCAGCCGAACTGGTCGGGCGACGTGCTCGATCTCGTCGTCGACTTTGTCACCTATGTCTTCGTGCCCGCTTATGCGATCGTGGCGAGCGGCATGTTGCTGCCGGTGGCGGCGCCTTTGCTCGGCATCGCCATCATCGTCACCAGCGCATTATACTTCGCCGATCTGCGCATGAAGGCGGATGACAATCATTTCCGCGGCTTTCCGGCGCTGTGGAACGCGGCGGCCTTCTACCTGTTCCTGCTGCACTGGCCGCCGCTGTCGTCGACGCTGCTGGTCGCAGCGCTCGTGGTGCTGACCTTCGTGCCGTTTCATGTTCTGCATCCGGTCCGCGTCGTGCGGCTGCGCTGGCTGACGATGTCGCTGATCGTGCTGTGGGCTGTGCTCGGCTTCTATGCGCTGGAGATGGATTTTCGCGTCGGCACCGGCGTGACGGTTGCGCTCTGCGCGATCGCGCTCTGGATCGTCTTCAGCGACGCATTGATCCGCCTGGCGAGGTCTTTCGGATGA
- a CDS encoding GGDEF domain-containing protein codes for MSQSGPILFVSNAERPAFIAALDEARLFPVVDSDWASAARAVAQVQPAAVLAAMSGGHEAHMALLAKTVADQPLYVPLVALDPQGSLPHNTLPFATRGDAAERLIARVRAAIRVRTLHATVLRRLPEAKVALPETDPVRDAIVLLIGRGAAYPALSVALGERTGVVGALSIEAAAKHLNTRDIDGVVLSDGFTPRVTDAFLTVLAEDTRFRNLPVVVTAHQLTQSYDLPNLELIAGEPAKVAANALPLVRQHAMEAQLSRTLRSMDAGGWLDPRSGLLTVEAFARDFAKAVEETLARGGGLSVARFAFDPGNPRAQLDAARILSRLMRQMDFGAAQKDGSVIVVFAETDFRTAHMIARRLSAVMKHTSNGKHEMRSDPVVSVDSLSPSDTARSLLGRLSADASRAAS; via the coding sequence ATGTCTCAGTCGGGCCCGATCCTGTTTGTGTCCAATGCCGAGCGCCCCGCCTTCATTGCGGCGCTAGATGAGGCCCGTCTCTTTCCGGTCGTCGACAGCGATTGGGCGAGCGCCGCGCGCGCCGTCGCGCAGGTGCAGCCGGCCGCCGTTCTCGCCGCGATGTCCGGCGGCCACGAAGCGCATATGGCCCTGCTCGCGAAGACGGTCGCCGATCAGCCGCTTTATGTGCCGCTGGTCGCGCTGGATCCGCAAGGTTCGCTGCCGCACAACACGCTGCCTTTCGCCACACGCGGCGACGCTGCCGAACGCCTGATCGCACGTGTGCGCGCCGCGATCCGCGTCCGCACATTGCACGCCACGGTGCTGCGCCGTCTCCCGGAAGCGAAGGTCGCGCTGCCGGAGACCGATCCGGTGCGCGATGCCATCGTGCTGCTGATCGGCCGCGGCGCGGCTTACCCCGCGCTCTCCGTTGCGCTCGGCGAGCGTACCGGCGTCGTCGGCGCGCTCTCGATCGAGGCCGCGGCAAAGCATCTCAACACCCGCGACATCGATGGTGTCGTGCTCTCCGACGGCTTCACTCCGCGCGTCACCGACGCCTTCCTCACCGTGCTCGCGGAGGATACGCGCTTCCGCAACCTGCCCGTGGTCGTCACCGCGCACCAGCTCACTCAGAGCTACGACTTGCCCAATCTCGAGCTGATTGCGGGCGAGCCCGCCAAGGTCGCCGCCAACGCGCTGCCGCTCGTTCGCCAGCACGCGATGGAAGCGCAATTGAGCCGTACGCTGCGCTCGATGGACGCCGGCGGCTGGCTCGATCCGCGCAGCGGCCTACTCACGGTGGAAGCCTTCGCTCGCGATTTCGCCAAGGCGGTCGAAGAGACGCTCGCCCGCGGCGGCGGCCTGTCGGTGGCGCGTTTCGCTTTCGACCCCGGCAATCCCCGGGCGCAGCTCGATGCCGCACGCATCCTCAGCCGCCTGATGCGGCAGATGGACTTCGGCGCGGCGCAGAAGGACGGCTCGGTGATCGTGGTGTTCGCCGAGACCGACTTCCGCACGGCGCATATGATCGCGCGTCGGCTCTCGGCGGTGATGAAGCATACCTCCAACGGCAAGCACGAGATGCGCAGCGATCCCGTGGTCAGCGTGGACTCGCTGTCGCCGTCGGATACGGCACGGTCGCTGCTGGGGCGCCTGTCGGCGGACGCGTCAAGGGCGGCGTCGTAG
- a CDS encoding extracellular solute-binding protein: MFMFQRLLEGSGLRLWRLALLLALFLSAGARAEEAHAIAMHGKPALPADFTHMPYANPDAPKGGRLTWGILGTFDSLNPFIVKGLAVQPIRSYVVESLLARGQDEPFTLYGLLAKTIETNDERSYVTFRLDPRARFSDGKPVLAEDVLFSWRLLRDHGRPNLRQYYSKVAKAWAPDPLTVRFDLTGANDRELPLILGLMPILPKHAVDVATFEETTLTEPIASGPYRVKAVKPGASVTLTRNPDYWGRDLPINRGLFNFDEIRLDYYREANGQFEAFKRGLYDFRVENEPLRWHDGYDFPAARNGDVIRDTIKPGVPQPSEFLVFNTRRPIFADIRVRQALTLLFDFELVNRNYFFSLYSRVGGYFAGSDLSAYARPADARERELLKPFAAQIPLDIMDGSYRLPVTDGSGRDRTTLRAALKLLSEAGYDLDGTVLRNRATRAPFTFEMLVTTRDQERIALAFQRDLKRAGIEASVRAVDPVQFDQRRLAYEFDMIQNRWDQSLSPGNEQYFYWGSAGADNPGTRNYMGARDPAVDAMIKALLEARDHTDFVDAVRALDRALMAGFYTIPLFNVSEQWIARWNRIERPSTTALSGYVPETWWAKGEPQASPAK; this comes from the coding sequence ATGTTCATGTTCCAGCGCCTGCTCGAGGGCTCCGGTCTCCGCCTTTGGCGCCTCGCCTTGCTCCTCGCACTCTTCCTCTCGGCAGGCGCGCGGGCCGAGGAGGCGCACGCGATCGCCATGCACGGCAAGCCGGCGCTGCCGGCCGATTTCACCCACATGCCCTATGCCAATCCCGATGCCCCCAAGGGCGGTCGGCTGACCTGGGGCATTCTCGGCACCTTCGACAGCCTCAATCCGTTCATCGTGAAGGGATTGGCGGTGCAGCCGATCCGCAGCTACGTGGTCGAGAGTCTGCTGGCGCGCGGCCAGGACGAGCCGTTCACGCTCTACGGCCTGCTCGCCAAGACCATCGAGACCAACGACGAGCGGAGCTACGTCACTTTCCGTCTCGATCCTCGCGCCCGCTTCTCCGACGGCAAGCCGGTGCTGGCCGAGGACGTCCTGTTCTCCTGGCGGCTGCTGCGCGACCACGGCCGTCCCAATCTCCGGCAATATTACAGCAAGGTGGCCAAGGCCTGGGCACCCGATCCCCTCACCGTCCGATTCGACCTCACGGGCGCTAACGACCGCGAGCTGCCGCTGATCCTCGGCTTGATGCCGATCCTGCCGAAGCACGCGGTCGACGTTGCGACCTTCGAGGAGACGACGCTGACCGAGCCGATCGCCTCGGGCCCGTACCGCGTCAAGGCGGTCAAGCCAGGTGCCAGCGTGACCCTGACGCGCAATCCCGATTATTGGGGTCGCGATCTCCCGATCAATCGCGGCCTGTTCAATTTCGACGAGATCCGGCTCGACTATTATCGCGAGGCCAATGGCCAGTTCGAAGCCTTCAAGCGCGGCCTCTATGATTTCCGCGTCGAGAACGAGCCGCTACGCTGGCACGATGGCTACGATTTTCCAGCCGCCAGAAACGGCGACGTGATCCGCGACACCATCAAGCCCGGCGTGCCGCAGCCCTCGGAATTCCTGGTGTTCAACACCCGCCGTCCGATCTTCGCCGACATCCGCGTGCGCCAGGCGCTGACGCTGCTGTTCGATTTCGAGCTGGTCAACCGCAACTATTTCTTCTCGCTCTATTCGCGCGTCGGCGGCTATTTCGCGGGCTCCGACCTGTCGGCCTATGCCCGGCCGGCGGATGCACGCGAGCGCGAGCTGTTAAAACCCTTTGCCGCGCAGATTCCGCTCGACATTATGGATGGCAGCTACCGCCTGCCGGTGACCGACGGCTCGGGGCGCGACCGCACCACGCTGCGTGCGGCGCTCAAGCTGTTGTCGGAGGCCGGTTACGATCTCGACGGCACCGTGTTGCGCAACCGTGCGACCAGGGCGCCCTTCACCTTCGAGATGCTGGTGACGACCCGAGACCAGGAGCGCATCGCGCTCGCGTTCCAGCGCGACCTCAAGCGCGCCGGCATCGAGGCAAGCGTGCGTGCGGTCGATCCTGTGCAGTTCGACCAGCGCCGGCTGGCTTACGAGTTCGACATGATCCAGAACCGCTGGGACCAATCGCTGTCACCCGGAAACGAGCAATATTTCTACTGGGGCAGCGCGGGCGCGGACAATCCGGGCACCCGCAACTACATGGGCGCCAGGGATCCCGCCGTCGACGCCATGATCAAAGCGCTGCTCGAGGCCCGTGATCATACGGATTTTGTCGACGCGGTGCGGGCGCTCGACCGCGCTTTGATGGCCGGCTTCTACACAATCCCCCTGTTTAATGTATCCGAGCAATGGATCGCGCGCTGGAATCGGATAGAACGACCATCGACCACCGCGCTCTCAGGCTATGTGCCGGAGACCTGGTGGGCCAAGGGTGAGCCTCAAGCCAGTCCAGCGAAGTGA
- a CDS encoding UbiH/UbiF family hydroxylase, producing MTDASTLFDVSVIGGGPAGLAAGIALAQAGARTALVARRLPYADIRTTALLGASVDLLESLDVWNCCKDKAAALEIMRLVDDTGRLFRAPEVRFSCHEIGLDAFGYNIDNRSLMLALEARAAELPNLVRFDDEAESVVIEADDVAIRTASAQFLSARLVVGADGRHSLCREAAGIAVTRRELTQTALTFNVGHARPHRNVSTEFHTPHGPCVFVPLPGNRSSVVWVSAPAEAERLRAMNDEELSAAIEKQSHSVLGRMAVEPGRNLFPLAIERPHTFARDRIALVGEAAHVVPPIGAQGLNLGLRDAADIARLAGEAIAAGDDPGAPEMLKRYDRARRPDILSRTFAIDIANRSLLNDFLPLQPVRALGMHLLGAIGPLRRFAMREGLTPTWRR from the coding sequence ATGACAGACGCATCAACACTCTTTGACGTAAGCGTTATCGGCGGCGGACCGGCCGGCCTTGCGGCGGGAATTGCGTTGGCGCAGGCCGGCGCGCGGACTGCGCTGGTGGCGCGGCGCCTGCCCTATGCCGACATTCGGACCACCGCGCTGTTAGGTGCCTCCGTCGACCTGCTGGAGAGCCTCGACGTCTGGAATTGCTGCAAGGACAAGGCGGCGGCGCTCGAGATCATGCGGCTCGTCGACGACACCGGGCGGCTGTTCCGCGCGCCGGAGGTCCGGTTCTCCTGTCACGAAATCGGACTGGACGCCTTCGGCTACAACATCGACAACCGCTCGCTGATGCTGGCGCTGGAAGCACGCGCGGCCGAGTTGCCCAACCTCGTCCGTTTCGATGACGAGGCCGAGAGCGTCGTCATCGAAGCCGATGATGTCGCGATCCGCACGGCCTCCGCGCAATTCCTCTCGGCTCGGCTCGTGGTTGGCGCCGACGGCCGGCACTCGCTGTGCCGGGAGGCCGCCGGCATTGCGGTGACGCGGCGCGAACTGACGCAGACGGCTCTGACGTTCAATGTCGGCCATGCCCGCCCGCACCGCAACGTGTCGACCGAGTTCCACACGCCGCACGGCCCTTGCGTGTTCGTCCCCCTGCCCGGCAATCGCTCCAGCGTCGTCTGGGTCTCGGCCCCGGCCGAGGCCGAACGGCTTCGCGCAATGAACGACGAAGAACTGTCCGCTGCGATCGAAAAGCAGTCGCATTCCGTTCTGGGACGCATGGCAGTCGAGCCCGGTCGCAACCTGTTCCCGTTGGCGATCGAGCGGCCCCACACCTTCGCCCGCGATCGCATCGCGCTGGTCGGCGAAGCCGCCCACGTCGTCCCCCCGATCGGCGCCCAGGGCCTCAACCTCGGTCTGCGGGATGCCGCCGATATCGCCAGGCTTGCGGGCGAAGCGATTGCGGCCGGCGACGATCCCGGCGCGCCCGAGATGCTCAAGCGCTACGACCGGGCGCGCCGGCCGGACATCCTGAGCCGGACCTTTGCGATCGACATCGCCAACCGCTCACTGCTCAACGACTTCCTGCCGCTCCAGCCGGTCCGCGCCCTCGGCATGCACCTGCTCGGCGCCATCGGGCCGCTCCGGCGTTTTGCGATGCGCGAGGGGCTGACGCCGACGTGGCGCAGGTAG
- the hspQ gene encoding heat shock protein HspQ, with the protein MIKARTAKFQIGQVVRHRIFSFRGVIFDIDPEFNNTEEWWLSIPEEVRPHKDQPFYHLLAENAESEYVAYVSEQNLLPDESGEPVRHSQVAEIFIKNKDGGYRPRNPSLN; encoded by the coding sequence ATGATTAAAGCGCGGACCGCCAAATTCCAGATCGGACAGGTCGTTCGCCACCGGATCTTCTCGTTCCGGGGGGTGATTTTCGACATCGATCCGGAATTCAACAACACCGAGGAGTGGTGGTTGTCGATTCCCGAGGAGGTGCGGCCGCACAAGGACCAGCCGTTCTACCACTTGCTCGCGGAGAACGCGGAGTCCGAGTACGTCGCCTATGTCTCCGAGCAGAACCTGTTGCCCGACGAGTCCGGCGAGCCGGTCCGGCATTCCCAGGTCGCCGAGATCTTCATCAAGAACAAGGATGGCGGCTACCGCCCCCGCAATCCCTCGCTGAACTAA